Proteins from a single region of Kluyveromyces lactis strain NRRL Y-1140 chromosome C complete sequence:
- the APC5 gene encoding anaphase promoting complex subunit 5 (weakly similar to uniprot|Q08683 Saccharomyces cerevisiae YOR249C APC5 Subunit of the Anaphase-Promoting Complex/Cyclosome (APC/C) which is a ubiquitin-protein ligase required for degradation of anaphase inhibitors including mitotic cyclins during the metaphase/anaphase transition): protein MTVEFQKIRVVTGYDPYDLSCVALLVLYCLGEINLSLHNITRILQIVPNDELDSVGLPTLENLVLYLRKNEDSQTKASFKLINLIFSISSFNHIQELIHHLRDAIIVSPDQQGVLSKFRRILCRSSVICELLPRVIIDSNISEFFVEDIHQIVESFQAFKTRFLSCDISNIYREDINNSSNLTSRIFSHTHTNDCFPESPFITNQGIGNSLPWLIVSADKFKVILNYALQISMKDINLGSELAETIIRYTNLNDRTRFPDILLLEIVLLRKSKNYQGTIDKMYQYFDYCRNSNVSVSSSTNFSHICQTFTLSSLYQDHGSPEFALKTLHELIDTIREKSDVHGLSHLWDILIHHLLLYPDESRVLQKSIYELLRPFNDKKNTSPEMLQYWYTFQVAMNLHQNGYIPDILELATKVSALSNYGLMDHMNRVSTEVLLMTWSFVGFDDMACCFGKPFLNNVKKHRQLTNVEKLLEDKYYSEAIKKVEALLNEVNAKNFSISFKFACTQMSIRIMLAAGNAARAQPIIRQYIDKCRETKNDHELSKAILCMVRMLNGWQQYQDSYKLMNSNLSILLQYSGSMKEEAKQLYKETSLALENKVGSE, encoded by the coding sequence ATGACCGTCGAATTCCAAAAAATTAGGGTAGTAACTGGCTATGATCCGTATGATCTCAGCTGTGTGGCGTTACTCGTATTATATTGCCTAGGGGAAATAAACTTGTCCCTCCATAACATCACACGAATATTACAAATAGTTCCAAATGATGAACTGGATAGCGTTGGGCTTCCAACATTAGAGAATCTAGTTTTATATCTCCGAAAGAACGAGGATAGTCAAACTAAGGCTTCCTTTAAGTTGATCAATCTCATATTTTCTATCTCCAGTTTTAACCACATTCAAGAATTGATTCATCATTTAAGAGATGCAATAATAGTTTCTCCAGATCAACAAGGAGTCCTTTCGAAATTCAGGAGAATTTTATGTCGTTCAAGTGTGATTTGCGAACTTCTACCGCGTGTTATAATAGACTCCAATATCAGCGAATTCTTCGTTGAAgatattcatcaaatagTCGAATCTTTTCAGGCATTCAAAACTAGGTTTTTATCCTGTGATATATCAAACATTTACAGAGAGGATATCaacaattcatcaaatttgaCGAGCAGGATATTCTCACATACTCATACGAATGATTGTTTTCCAGAATCACCTTTTATAACCAATCAAGGTATAGGCAATTCATTGCCATGGTTAATAGTATCAGCAGACAAATTTAAGGTTATATTGAACTATGCCCTCCAAATTTCTATGAAAGACATAAATTTAGGCTCAGAACTTGCTGAAACCATTATTAGATAcacaaatttgaatgatcGAACCCGCTTTCCAGATATTCTacttcttgaaattgtATTGCTACGAAAGTCGAAGAATTACCAGGGAACAATTGACAAAATGTATCAATATTTCGACTACTGCCGAAATTCCAACGTTTCTGTGTCTTCATCAACCAACTTTTCCCATATATGCCAAACATTCACTCTCAGTAGCCTATACCAAGATCATGGCTCACCGGAATTTGCGTTGAAAACACTTCACGAATTAATAGATACTATCAGAGAAAAGTCAGATGTACATGGATTGAGCCATTTGTGGGATATTTTAATCcaccatcttcttttgtacCCAGATGAATCAAGggttcttcaaaagagcaTTTACGAGTTATTGAGACCTTTCAATGATAAAAAGAATACATCACCCGAAATGTTACAATATTGGTATACATTTCAGGTTGCAATGAATTTACATCAAAATGGTTATATTCCCGATATTTTGGAACTGGCAACCAAGGTAAGCGCTCTTTCTAACTACGGATTGATGGATCATATGAATCGTGTGTCCACTGAGGTACTTTTAATGACATGGTCTTTTGTTggatttgatgatatgGCTTGTTGTTTTGGTAAACCTTTTTTAAATAACGTGAAGAAACATAGGCAGCTCACGAATGTTGAAAAGCTACTTGAAGATAAGTACTATTCTGAAGCAATTAAAAAAGTTGAGGCCTTGCTTAATGAAGTGAACGCTAAAAATTTTagtatttctttcaaatttgcTTGTACACAAATGAGCATTCGCATCATGCTCGCAGCTGGGAATGCTGCTCGTGCTCAACCGATAATTCGTCAATATATCGACAAATGTcgagaaacaaaaaatgatCATGAATTATCCAAGGCCATATTGTGCATGGTCAGAATGTTAAATGGATGGCAGCAATATCAAGATAGTTATAAGCTCATGAATTCGAATTTGAGTATTCTTTTGCAATATTCAGGATCTATGAAAGAGGAAGCTAAACAACTATACAAGGAAACCTCATTA